In the Chloroflexota bacterium genome, GCGGCCGATTGGTACGACGACCAGCGGCTCGGACTCGGCGACGAGCTACTGGCGGCCATTGAAGCGGTGATCGACCGCATCGAACGGCACCCCTTCGCGTTCCCACGGGTTCATCAGGAAACCCGCCGAGTCGAAGTCATCCGATTCCCGTACTCGGTGTTCTTCCGAGTTCACGCTGAGCGCATCATCGTGGCTGTCCTGCATGGGAGTCGCGATCCCCGAACGTGGCGGGCCCGCAGCTAAGCCTTGCTCTCCAGGTTACGGAGCGTCATCTGGTAGCTGCCGCTTGAACCACTATCTTGAATCGTCAAGTTCTTCCGGGATTGGAAGTGGCTCCCACCTGCTGAGTCCCAGTCGCGCGATCAATCCTCGAAGCTGAACGCTGGGTTCGCCGGATCCGCTGGTCCGAGAATATGGCTCTCCTTCCCAATGCAACGACTCGGCG is a window encoding:
- a CDS encoding type II toxin-antitoxin system RelE/ParE family toxin, giving the protein MVQIEYGEFVVDEMAEAADWYDDQRLGLGDELLAAIEAVIDRIERHPFAFPRVHQETRRVEVIRFPYSVFFRVHAERIIVAVLHGSRDPRTWRARS